The following is a genomic window from Oncorhynchus kisutch isolate 150728-3 linkage group LG6, Okis_V2, whole genome shotgun sequence.
GTCATTAGTGTATTTCCTAAATTAGGGGTTTTAATGACAGTTTGACACAGTGGGGATCCAGTTTCCCTTTTAATGATAAAATGACATTATTATGCATTCATAAAAAATAACTGCTAAGGTAAAAATTCGGCACATAATAGTGGTTCTCTGTCCTTACCCTCTTGTAATCTTGCCTCAGTGCAATGTCAACATGTAATGTCCTGGCTCTTTCCCCATGAGTGCAGACAGACTTTGGATGCTTGACTCTCCATTGGTCTGTCCTGTTCTTAGAAAATCgccttcctttctctccctcagcAACActtcttccccctcttcctcctctctctgtgtctgtgagaatTGATGTCGACCGTTTCCTTCTCtcgttcccgctctctctctgcacGACTCTGACTCTGCTTCTTTGTCCGAAGGACCATGTGAGTGAAAGCCATAAACAtctgagagggaaggagagatggggagaaggaaagaaacaGGGCAATGACTGtgaaatacatacacacccagataCATACCAGTACACACGGAAGTGCTATTCCTTGGAAAGGGAATTAGCCACCAGGACTAAGTTGAAATAAGTTGTAACTGTTTTAGAGATATAAGAGATGACCATGGTCACACTGGTGTGGACAATTTATTGGCATtgtaattattatatattttttgtcattaAAAAAAGCATAATAAACTGATAATTCCCTGTGAGAGCCATATCAGGTCTCAAGCTCAGCTTTCCCAAAGACATCTGGGATATTTGAGGCTTAGTttgatttttattattattactgaGGAAGTGAATGAGGTACACCCTGAGTTTAGAACATGGCTACTAGGGTCACCTCTTCCACGTTGATGTTTTCTTTGGCGCTCGTCTCAAATACCCGGACGCCAACCGACTCCCCGAAACGCATTGCATCCTGGGAGTCCACCTGCTTCTTGGAGGGGTCGTCATTCTTGTTCCCCACtgagggagggcgagagaaagAAGTGGGGATGaatgaaagatgttttggacagcatagtacactacatgaccaaaagtatgtggacacctgctcgttgaacatctcattacaaaatcatgggcattaattaatggagttggttcccccctttgctgctgtaacagcctccactcttctgagaaggcattccactagatgtccttgCAGCAATCTTCTAACAAgaatccattcagccacaagagcattagtgaggtcaggcactgatgttgggcgattaggcctggctcgtagtcggcgttccaattcatcccaagggagttcgatggggttgaggtcagggctctgtgcaggccagtcaagttcttacacaACAATctggacaaaccatttctgtatggaccttgcattgtgcatgggggcattgtcatgctgaaacaggaaagggccttccccaaactgtcgccacaaagttggaaacacagaatcatctagaatgtcattgtatgctgtagcgttaagatttcccttcactggaactaaggggcctgagttccatggctgagcagccccggctgctcagccatggaaatccatttcatgaagctcccgacgaacagttcttgtgctgacgttgcttccagaggcaatttggaactcagtagtgagtgttgcaactgaggacagattatttttacgcacttcagaactcggcagtcccattctgtgagcttgtgtggcctaccacttcacggctgagccgttgttgctcctagacgtttccacttcacaataacagcacttggacatgattgttggaaaggtggcatcctatgacatgACCGTGctatgttgaaagtcactaagctcttcagtaagaccattctactgccaatgttcgtctatggagattgcatggcggagtgcttaattttatacacctgtcagcaacgggtgtggctgaaatagctgaatccactcatttgaaagggtgtccacatacactatatatacacacaagtaTGTTTATCAGTTCACAATCAGGCATAACACTACCACATTGGACTGGAAGTCTAAGTCATTCCTCAGTGAATTTTCTTCATTCCTAATTTTCTATCTATTTTACTCTTCATCCATCCATCACCTCAGCACACCAAACTCACCTAGGATCTTACAGACGTTGTCACAGTTCTGAGTGATCTCATTAAGCCACCTCTTCACGTTCACAAACGACTCTGGGTTGGTGACATCGTAAACAATAATCACACCGTGGGTATTTCTATAATACCTGGTAGGAGAAACAGGGAGAAAGTGGAAAATAGCAAAGGATTGTAAAAGAGTACTGTATAAAAACAGGAAATCACTGCATTGTTTTTCGGGTGATAGTTATTGTTGGCTGGCACTTTGTCCCGGGCTGGTATCAATAGCACTTCACTGAGTTAATGACTATAAAACTGAAAGAATGAAACTAACTGAAATTGAGAGTAAATTCAAACCAACTATGGTGATAAACAGCGTTCGTATTGATGTATAGCTTCTATACGTGTAGATAGATCATTGATATAGATGATAGATTACGTTGAGGTGATGGTCCTGAAGCGCTCCTGGCCCGCCGTGTCCCAGATCTGCAGTTTGACTCGCTCCCCGTCGATGTCCACCGTACGGATCTTAAAGTCCACGCCGATCGTAGTGATGTAGCTACCTGCAGGCCAAAGCAGCAAGGttagaaacacacacaacatgctaagCACACATTCACAATCTTgatgaaaatatttttaaaaacacaGTTCCTAACCACTCGCATTCAAATGGTTTAATAGTATATATTGACCAGATAGAGAACAGCAACTCACCAGAGAAGGAGTTATCTGCAAATCGTAGTAGTAGACTGCTCTTCCCTACATCTAGAACAGAGAGGTCAGACAGGGATGAGAGGTTAGGTGATTAGGCCTTTCTTCATTCACTTCTGAGTAGACAGTATCAGGCTACTTACTGTCCCATTACTAGTAGCCTACATATGGCAAGCCACATCACTAGAGCATGGGTAAATGTTTTCAAATCTATCATATTGTCTGAAGAGTTAGCGACAAATAAGTCTCCTTTGTAAGTCATCAGAGCTGTAAGCTTGGTGAGTAAGTGAGGCATGTTCATCATAATCACCCAATGACAAGCAGATTGACTGATATTTGCTGTGTTACTAAGGAGATTAAGCCGTATTATTAGCAAAATTCTTTAAATCACAACTCGCACAATATGAGCTGCCTGCTGAACATCAGTGTAACAGCACGGCACACTTGAATTACACTACTATTTTAACACAGACAGAGTAAGCACTAAGGGACCACAGGAACTTTGTATGAAAATGGAAGTTAAGATGCACTGACTGGAGTCTCCAATGATGAGCAGTTTGAAGAGATGGTTGTAGTCCTTTCCCGGCCCCGCCATTTCTGCAGACAGTGCTGTTGGTTTCAGTAATCCTCTCCCAATAAATGCAGTTCCACAGGAACAGATTCCAGTCTTCCCAAATCCCAGGATGAAACAGTCTCCCCCCCAACGCTACCAGTTCAGAATGGAAGAAGATTTTGTACAGAAAACATCCACAAAACACTTACATTGCAATTTCATTTCCAGTTGATTTCCCAGATCAGTTCCAGTCCAGAATTATTATTCAATATTACAAACTATTCCTGTTACCTCACAAGTGCAATAATTACCAGTTAAATCAAGCGTATTTCCAGTTTAGTACATGGCATTCAGTTGTCGTGCTTAGGCCTCGGTTGGTTCTGGTTCCACCTCAGTTCCAGTTCCTCCCACTAACTCCAGTAGGGGATTCCCAGTTATTTGCAGCACCACATTCCGACTCATCACAGGTTTACCTAAGTTCTCTTTCCATCAGTCCGGTAAAGTGTTTTTCCCCCTTAAAGTTGGGCTGCAGTGACAGACGGTGAAGGACTTCTGACACGTTAAACTCTACACATGGGCAAAGAGACTATCCTCGTCAAATTGCGTTCTGGCAGTCAGTCACTACATCCATGAGCGTCTGAAAGTGCTCAGTTGTTAGTCTGTGTCCAAGGTAGATGGATTGTTGTTGCTCGATTAGCTAATACTTAGATATTCCAGTGGGTAGCATACGGATGTAAGGATTCACGTCACTGCTCTTCTCAGTTACCACTCTTGCTTATCCCACAGTCTCACTGTCATCTCTGCGTCAAGTTATCACGCACCTCTTACAAGAAACAAAATAACAGGCAGAGGGGCCAAGCAGAGAACAAGCAGAGAACAAAAGCAAAAATCTGAGAGGATGAAGTTCTTCCTCTTTCAATCTACAGTCCATGCAACGTTTTCATCCATTGAACTGCTTCGGTCTCAATCCCTTGGTTTCACTTCCTCTCTGAGCTATGGGCGGAGAAATGGTG
Proteins encoded in this region:
- the si:dkey-16l2.16 gene encoding ras-related protein Rab-35 isoform X2, which gives rise to MAGPGKDYNHLFKLLIIGDSNVGKSSLLLRFADNSFSGSYITTIGVDFKIRTVDIDGERVKLQIWDTAGQERFRTITSTYYRNTHGVIIVYDVTNPESFVNVKRWLNEITQNCDNVCKILDVYGFHSHGPSDKEAESESCRERAGTREGNGRHQFSQTQREEEEGEEVLLRERKEGDFLRTGQTNGESSIQSLSALMGKEPGHYMLTLH
- the si:dkey-16l2.16 gene encoding ras-related protein Rab-35 isoform X1 produces the protein MAGPGKDYNHLFKLLIIGDSNVGKSSLLLRFADNSFSGSYITTIGVDFKIRTVDIDGERVKLQIWDTAGQERFRTITSTYYRNTHGVIIVYDVTNPESFVNVKRWLNEITQNCDNVCKILVGNKNDDPSKKQVDSQDAMRFGESVGVRVFETSAKENINVEEMFMAFTHMVLRTKKQSQSRAEREREREKETVDINSHRHRERRKRGKKCC